A single genomic interval of Vulcanisaeta thermophila harbors:
- a CDS encoding molybdopterin-dependent oxidoreductase, whose product MVIACPRDCYDTCIFNEKYKPLNVFPINGFTCARGRADLRRNEVNRVREAYVDGKEVDLDTAIERVAKLIREELRRGPERVLHVDYDGNQGLLTWYYPARLFNAVGAASTDYSICSAEGHAAIRAHYGTSAGARPEDLLRYDSAVLWAFPASTSAIHIWHILVRRRMYRVSIDVRLSDTARRSERAIIVRPGTDVFLAIGVIKLLIENGWVEGRVRHFEDLASFVGRYDIGQLSEVSGVPVDDIKWLTEFYHERKPITLIGFALGRTLNGGDAIGLISLIPALLGLKRGFYYSNTYGWGIDFDYLRGLHMGKPSVVVPMARFGDYIEEGRVGLVYVWNSNPLLTLPHGGALRDAVEEGRVRLIVHDPFWSDTAKIADVVIPAPTFLEKYDVVYSYWHDYLVYNEPVRRPLGIPEYELIRRIAKAMGLDHPLLTEDPWHAVDVAIRGAGVTLEELVRRKFVKISPRYVNEDSEPDAHPLPNPTPPNRLGVDEAYLVFASHPLYTNTQFREVYGELRPVVYTHDYEGLVKLETEYSSITVRAVRDPGIPPGVILMYKNSLRDLGGRFVNDLMRPEMGRYGGTPRINGVRVRVRVIKTS is encoded by the coding sequence GTGGTTATTGCATGCCCCAGGGATTGTTATGATACCTGCATATTCAATGAGAAGTACAAACCACTCAACGTATTCCCAATAAATGGATTCACATGTGCAAGGGGGAGGGCTGACCTAAGGAGGAATGAGGTGAATAGGGTTAGGGAGGCTTACGTGGATGGTAAGGAGGTGGATCTAGACACGGCCATTGAGCGTGTCGCCAAGTTGATAAGGGAGGAGTTGAGGAGGGGGCCCGAGAGGGTCCTCCACGTGGATTATGACGGGAACCAGGGCTTGTTGACGTGGTACTACCCAGCGAGGCTCTTCAACGCCGTGGGAGCCGCCTCCACCGATTACTCCATATGCTCCGCCGAGGGCCACGCGGCCATTAGGGCTCACTACGGAACCAGCGCCGGCGCCAGGCCGGAGGATCTGTTGAGGTATGACTCAGCCGTTCTCTGGGCATTCCCAGCGAGCACATCGGCAATCCACATATGGCATATCTTAGTGAGGAGGAGGATGTACAGGGTCTCCATTGACGTTAGGCTTAGTGATACGGCTAGGAGGTCTGAGAGGGCCATAATAGTTAGGCCGGGCACCGACGTGTTCCTCGCCATTGGGGTGATTAAGTTATTGATTGAGAATGGGTGGGTGGAGGGTAGGGTTAGGCACTTTGAGGACTTGGCATCCTTCGTGGGTAGGTATGACATTGGGCAATTAAGTGAGGTAAGTGGCGTGCCCGTGGATGATATTAAATGGCTCACTGAGTTCTACCATGAGAGGAAACCCATAACCCTCATAGGATTTGCCCTGGGTAGGACCCTCAATGGTGGTGACGCCATCGGCCTCATCTCACTGATACCGGCATTACTTGGTTTGAAGCGGGGCTTCTACTACTCAAATACGTACGGTTGGGGAATAGACTTTGATTACCTGAGGGGTCTGCACATGGGTAAGCCCTCGGTTGTGGTGCCCATGGCCAGGTTTGGGGATTACATCGAGGAGGGTAGGGTGGGCCTCGTCTATGTTTGGAACTCAAACCCACTATTAACACTGCCCCACGGGGGTGCGCTCAGGGATGCTGTGGAGGAGGGTAGGGTTAGGCTCATTGTTCACGACCCATTCTGGTCAGACACGGCTAAGATAGCGGATGTGGTCATACCAGCCCCCACGTTCCTTGAGAAGTACGATGTGGTTTATAGTTACTGGCATGATTACCTGGTGTACAATGAACCCGTGAGAAGGCCCCTGGGAATCCCCGAGTACGAGCTTATTAGGCGTATAGCCAAGGCCATGGGTCTCGACCACCCATTGCTCACGGAGGATCCCTGGCACGCCGTTGATGTAGCCATAAGGGGTGCTGGAGTAACGTTGGAGGAGTTAGTGAGGAGGAAGTTCGTTAAGATAAGCCCCAGGTACGTGAACGAGGACTCGGAACCAGACGCGCACCCACTACCCAACCCCACACCACCAAACAGGTTGGGTGTTGACGAGGCTTACCTGGTCTTCGCATCACACCCACTCTACACCAATACCCAATTCCGTGAGGTCTATGGTGAGCTGAGGCCCGTGGTTTATACACATGATTATGAGGGATTGGTTAAGCTGGAGACCGAGTACTCAAGCATCACTGTTAGGGCTGTGCGTGACCCAGGCATACCACCTGGGGTTATACTCATGTACAAGAACTCCCTGAGGGATTTAGGGGGTAGGTTCGTTAATGATTTAATGAGACCAGAAATGGGTAGGTACGGTGGAACACCGAGGATCAACGGTGTTAGGGTCAGGGTCCGTGTAATAAAGACAAGTTAA
- the amrS gene encoding AmmeMemoRadiSam system radical SAM enzyme — protein sequence MKQASLYRNLPDGRIECLACARRCKLSDGQYGFCGVRWNVGGSLYLMVYGRISAIAVDPIEKKPLYHFNPGSMVLSFSTYGCSWACQYCQNFDISQRRVLEGFEVTPEQLVELAEAYGAQGITYTYNEPSIFAEFAYDVGTLARKHGLFNTFVTNGYMTDEAVDYLSKFLDAATVDFKGNADPRFLRKYALVPDPEPIFETILEMRRRGIYVEITDLVVPEIGDNLEYARKLVRWVYDNLGPDTPIHFLRFHPDYKLDYLPSTPVETLEKHAELAKREGLRYVYIGNVLGHPLENTYCPNCGRVVIRRRGFEILEVNLTEDGRCKFCGAKVSIAGKVQPTWKLGERFAYVPIQLFSRYTRITREQIEELRSKVHVKTGSSPP from the coding sequence GTGAAGCAGGCGAGCCTTTATCGAAATTTACCGGATGGGAGGATTGAGTGCTTAGCCTGCGCCAGGAGGTGCAAGTTGTCCGATGGTCAGTACGGCTTCTGCGGTGTCAGGTGGAACGTAGGCGGCTCCCTATACTTAATGGTTTACGGTAGGATATCGGCCATTGCCGTGGACCCCATAGAGAAGAAACCCCTTTACCACTTCAACCCAGGATCCATGGTGCTCTCCTTCTCCACCTACGGGTGCTCCTGGGCATGCCAATACTGCCAGAACTTCGACATAAGCCAAAGGAGGGTCCTGGAGGGCTTCGAGGTAACCCCTGAGCAACTCGTGGAGTTAGCAGAGGCCTACGGGGCCCAGGGAATCACGTACACATACAACGAACCAAGCATATTCGCCGAGTTCGCCTACGACGTGGGTACCCTGGCGAGGAAGCACGGTTTATTCAACACATTCGTAACCAACGGCTACATGACCGACGAAGCCGTGGACTACCTCTCTAAATTCCTCGACGCAGCTACGGTGGACTTTAAGGGGAATGCAGACCCCAGGTTCCTCAGGAAGTACGCGTTAGTCCCCGATCCTGAGCCCATTTTCGAAACAATCCTTGAGATGAGGAGGAGGGGGATCTACGTAGAGATAACGGATCTGGTGGTTCCAGAGATTGGCGATAACCTTGAGTATGCACGTAAACTCGTTAGGTGGGTTTACGATAACCTGGGGCCCGACACACCAATACACTTCCTAAGATTCCACCCAGACTACAAGCTTGATTACCTCCCGTCCACGCCCGTGGAGACCCTGGAGAAACACGCAGAGTTAGCCAAGAGGGAGGGCCTTAGGTACGTGTACATAGGCAATGTCTTGGGGCACCCCCTGGAGAATACGTACTGCCCCAACTGCGGTAGGGTGGTTATTAGGAGAAGGGGGTTTGAAATACTTGAGGTGAACCTCACGGAGGACGGCAGGTGCAAGTTCTGCGGTGCCAAGGTGAGTATTGCGGGTAAGGTTCAACCCACGTGGAAGCTGGGTGAGAGGTTTGCCTACGTACCCATACAACTCTTCTCACGCTATACCAGGATAACCAGGGAGCAAATTGAGGAGTTGAGGAGTAAGGTTCACGTTAAGACTGGCTCATCACCACCTTAA
- a CDS encoding FHA domain-containing protein: protein MANKTDRNIDTERIEYLSTETSRRVPTKLELLFVDNPQNFMKDFRVVFDLSVIKEITLGRSPENMVVIPDPTVSRKHAVITVVNDEGLIKDLNSTNGTYVLENGSFHRINEYRFRSEVVVRLGYYTVIKLSLM, encoded by the coding sequence ATGGCTAATAAAACGGACAGGAACATTGACACAGAGAGGATTGAGTACCTAAGCACTGAGACGTCTAGGAGGGTGCCCACTAAGTTGGAGTTATTATTCGTGGATAACCCACAGAACTTCATGAAGGATTTCAGGGTGGTGTTTGATCTATCCGTCATTAAGGAGATAACCCTGGGCAGGAGCCCCGAGAATATGGTGGTTATCCCAGACCCCACGGTATCCAGGAAGCACGCCGTGATCACGGTGGTCAATGATGAGGGTTTGATAAAGGATCTCAACAGCACCAATGGAACCTACGTGCTGGAGAATGGGTCATTCCACAGGATTAATGAGTATAGGTTTAGGAGTGAGGTTGTGGTCAGGCTTGGTTACTACACGGTGATAAAGCTTTCATTGATGTAG
- a CDS encoding serine/threonine-protein kinase: protein MVSINADKVIKALPGTILYLSLLPIIGVNFNSMMLLIALFVLSYNLFRRYPLRSSWISIPLITEIVLALGFALYSSFAEIQYTLAVVLGLSIVILGLRGLDIRVSSALLAVYLSYLLYQGYSLILLPSYYLLVNAALIFMASIIINLRNSVLMYNVNLPEDVMDWVMIYLGMVLVVPMALQLYYMHNSYTAVFLELPAALSSMVMLRRFTNYIAMITALLILVRMFYSITNVYWVLTSITALVLIILYLRSPKLRYIRGLAPPLSWIGAWIGGKYLIEGVIAVGGFSYVLKGRDESGRVYAIKVLKDRDSRGNPLANDQRVLNSFRKEMSEYLLIDSPRIVRVFEVHIPSDDKIPYKSLESYLEDPPYLVMEYMEGGSLRDLLREKGPLDLPQFLRVAHSIAMALSELHSMNILHLDLKPENILFKDKERSIVKLGDLGAAKIMIGGKSYVSQFSIAYSAPEVSRGIADVRSDIYSLSCILYEMLTGVNPHMHRLTTGQVLVPPITRFRVDVPPQLADVVMKGLELNPDRRPQSVSEYLTVISSLMNSLHQ, encoded by the coding sequence GTGGTTTCGATTAATGCGGATAAGGTAATAAAGGCGCTGCCCGGTACCATACTCTATCTTAGCCTCCTTCCCATCATTGGTGTCAATTTCAACTCAATGATGCTACTAATCGCGCTCTTCGTGCTCTCGTACAACCTGTTCCGTAGGTACCCACTCAGGTCTTCCTGGATCTCGATACCCCTAATAACCGAGATAGTACTGGCACTGGGTTTCGCGCTTTATAGCTCATTCGCCGAGATACAGTACACACTAGCCGTTGTACTGGGACTCTCGATAGTTATTCTCGGCCTCAGGGGCTTGGACATTAGGGTGTCCAGTGCATTATTGGCTGTTTACCTATCATACCTCCTGTACCAGGGCTACTCATTGATTTTACTACCCAGTTATTACCTACTTGTTAATGCCGCCCTCATCTTCATGGCATCCATAATAATAAACCTAAGGAACTCGGTGCTTATGTACAATGTTAATCTCCCTGAGGATGTCATGGATTGGGTAATGATTTACCTGGGCATGGTGTTAGTAGTACCCATGGCACTGCAGTTGTACTATATGCATAATAGTTACACGGCGGTCTTCCTCGAATTACCCGCCGCCCTCTCCTCAATGGTCATGCTCAGGAGATTCACCAATTACATTGCCATGATAACAGCCCTACTCATCCTAGTTAGGATGTTCTACTCCATAACAAACGTTTACTGGGTGTTAACGTCAATAACGGCCCTGGTACTAATCATACTATACCTAAGATCGCCCAAGCTTAGGTATATTAGGGGATTGGCACCGCCGCTTTCCTGGATTGGTGCGTGGATAGGTGGTAAGTACTTAATCGAGGGGGTCATTGCAGTGGGTGGCTTTAGCTACGTTTTGAAGGGTAGGGATGAGAGTGGTAGGGTCTACGCAATCAAGGTCCTTAAGGACAGGGACTCCAGGGGGAACCCGCTGGCTAATGATCAAAGGGTCCTCAACTCATTCAGGAAGGAGATGAGTGAGTACCTGCTCATTGATAGCCCCAGGATTGTTAGGGTCTTTGAGGTTCACATACCCTCCGATGATAAGATACCCTATAAATCCCTGGAGAGCTACCTAGAGGACCCTCCCTACCTGGTCATGGAGTACATGGAGGGTGGCTCATTGAGGGACCTACTCCGTGAGAAGGGGCCGTTGGACCTGCCCCAATTCCTTAGGGTTGCCCATTCAATCGCCATGGCCCTCTCGGAGCTCCACAGTATGAATATACTACACCTAGACCTGAAGCCTGAGAATATACTATTTAAGGATAAGGAGAGGAGCATTGTTAAGCTCGGTGATTTGGGCGCTGCCAAGATCATGATTGGTGGTAAGTCCTACGTGTCTCAATTCTCCATAGCCTACTCAGCACCCGAGGTTAGTAGGGGCATTGCGGATGTTAGGTCGGACATCTACTCACTATCATGCATCCTCTATGAAATGCTCACGGGGGTGAACCCGCACATGCATAGGCTAACCACAGGGCAGGTTTTGGTGCCGCCCATTACCAGGTTCAGGGTTGACGTACCGCCACAGCTCGCCGATGTGGTGATGAAGGGGCTGGAGTTGAACCCGGACAGGAGGCCCCAATCCGTTAGTGAGTACCTCACCGTTATATCCTCACTAATGAACTCACTACATCAATGA
- a CDS encoding acylphosphatase — protein MGIRRVHVLVRGLVQGVGFRAFVARNARRLGVKGFVRNLPDGFTVEVVAEGEEDSVNKLLELIRRGPPGAVVEDVEVIDETPTGEFQDFQITY, from the coding sequence ATGGGGATCAGGAGGGTCCACGTGTTAGTAAGGGGTCTGGTCCAGGGCGTGGGTTTCAGGGCCTTTGTTGCCAGGAATGCCAGGAGGTTGGGCGTTAAGGGCTTCGTTAGGAACCTACCCGATGGGTTCACCGTCGAGGTTGTGGCCGAGGGTGAGGAGGACAGCGTGAACAAACTCCTGGAACTAATTAGGAGGGGGCCGCCGGGCGCCGTGGTGGAGGACGTGGAGGTGATTGATGAAACACCCACTGGTGAATTCCAGGACTTCCAAATAACGTATTAA
- a CDS encoding NUDIX hydrolase yields the protein MSREYPRYPLVGVGAVVVYEGNRILLIKRGSEPNAGKWSIPGGMVEAGENPEEAVLRELYEETGVRGRVTGLFGIYQYIERDSNGAVKYHFLLLDYLIEPLGGEPRASSDAVDLGIFSVDEAMRLDLTDTARQLLMDLVRNGFKPCRGGLMRCV from the coding sequence GTGTCTAGGGAGTACCCAAGGTACCCATTGGTTGGTGTTGGTGCTGTGGTTGTTTACGAGGGTAACAGGATACTACTGATTAAGAGGGGTAGTGAACCCAATGCGGGTAAGTGGTCCATTCCCGGCGGCATGGTCGAGGCTGGCGAGAACCCTGAGGAGGCGGTGCTAAGGGAGTTGTACGAGGAGACGGGGGTTAGGGGCAGGGTCACTGGGCTCTTTGGTATTTACCAATACATCGAGAGGGATAGTAATGGGGCCGTTAAGTACCACTTCCTCCTCCTGGACTACCTAATCGAGCCACTGGGTGGTGAGCCCAGGGCCTCCAGTGATGCGGTGGATCTGGGCATATTCAGTGTTGATGAGGCCATGAGGCTGGATTTAACGGACACGGCAAGGCAGTTGTTAATGGACCTTGTTAGGAACGGTTTCAAACCCTGCCGTGGTGGTTTAATGAGGTGTGTTTAA
- a CDS encoding MoaD/ThiS family protein produces the protein MRINVVFSGVFHEVMGTIELVVELRDGSTVRDLVNKLIEINGRVKEMLLSDDGSLRQECLIIINGRDIHWLRGLDTELHSDDKVLIAHRVFLA, from the coding sequence ATGAGGATTAACGTAGTATTCTCGGGCGTTTTCCACGAGGTGATGGGGACCATAGAGTTAGTGGTGGAGCTTAGGGATGGGTCTACGGTTAGGGACCTAGTGAATAAGTTGATTGAGATTAATGGTAGGGTTAAGGAGATGTTATTGAGTGATGATGGATCGTTAAGGCAGGAATGCCTAATAATAATTAATGGTAGGGATATACACTGGCTTAGGGGTCTCGATACCGAGCTCCACAGTGACGACAAAGTACTCATAGCCCATAGGGTGTTCCTCGCATAA
- a CDS encoding CoA transferase subunit A, with translation MARSKLMSIDEALELIIDGDEIAIGGMSFHRNPMALAIAIAKSNKRDLKLIDREPGLAFDLLTISGRVKSVRAAMVSFEYYGTAPGFRRAVESGEVEFIEDACEGIMAGLRAGAYGIPFMPSAIALESDLVRINVNRGLWKIGKNPFNESEELVFVKAIRPDVALIHAHRADERGNVELMGPKYEDILKIQASRKVIISVEEVVPTEYFRRNPEKLTIPGFLVTAVVHAPRGAWPTSMYGLYQADYDVISKYVNLVKSGYGINEVLKVFSNG, from the coding sequence ATGGCGAGGAGTAAGTTAATGAGTATTGATGAGGCCCTGGAATTAATAATTGATGGTGATGAAATAGCAATTGGGGGTATGTCATTCCATAGAAATCCCATGGCGCTCGCAATAGCCATAGCCAAGTCCAACAAGAGGGATTTGAAATTAATCGATAGGGAGCCTGGGCTTGCCTTTGACTTATTAACAATATCGGGTAGAGTCAAGAGCGTTAGGGCGGCCATGGTCTCCTTCGAGTACTACGGAACAGCACCAGGCTTTAGGAGGGCTGTGGAGAGCGGTGAGGTGGAGTTCATAGAGGATGCGTGCGAGGGCATAATGGCTGGGTTAAGGGCCGGCGCCTACGGAATACCCTTCATGCCATCGGCAATAGCCCTCGAGAGCGACCTAGTGAGGATAAACGTAAATAGGGGACTGTGGAAGATAGGCAAGAACCCATTTAACGAGAGTGAGGAATTGGTGTTTGTTAAGGCCATTAGGCCCGACGTGGCTTTGATACATGCACATAGGGCTGATGAGAGGGGTAATGTGGAGTTAATGGGGCCCAAGTACGAGGACATACTGAAGATACAAGCGTCAAGGAAGGTGATAATTAGTGTGGAGGAGGTGGTGCCCACGGAATACTTCAGAAGGAACCCCGAGAAACTGACAATACCCGGGTTCCTGGTGACCGCCGTGGTTCACGCACCCAGGGGCGCATGGCCCACGTCAATGTATGGGCTATACCAGGCTGATTACGACGTCATTTCCAAGTACGTAAACCTGGTAAAAAGTGGTTACGGGATTAACGAGGTACTGAAGGTGTTCAGCAATGGCTAG
- a CDS encoding CoA-transferase subunit beta, protein MARVDDLIKCMASQLRDGDVVYVGLSSIQALLAVMLARAWGRDVEFLNVAEIYNPEDVVITPSSGDPFTFKGGVGIVTSLDSFDLARRGLLDVMFFSAAQVDRRGNMNLSVIGPYEKPRVRLPGGAAAAYLYRRARRVIMWLMEHSRRNLVERVDFITAPGPTRNGPELVVCTPMALFRFDPEVNELVLEGVYEDLSLGDVIDNMGFKPRVREPLTRLRKATEEEINILNRWDPNGLRYGRRP, encoded by the coding sequence ATGGCTAGGGTTGACGACTTGATAAAATGCATGGCGAGTCAGTTAAGGGATGGGGATGTGGTTTACGTGGGCCTATCCTCAATACAGGCATTGCTAGCTGTCATGCTGGCGAGGGCGTGGGGCAGGGACGTGGAGTTTCTAAATGTTGCCGAGATATACAACCCCGAGGACGTGGTAATAACGCCATCATCGGGGGACCCATTCACATTTAAGGGTGGCGTGGGTATCGTAACCAGCCTAGACTCCTTCGACCTAGCCAGGAGGGGCTTACTGGACGTGATGTTCTTCTCAGCCGCCCAGGTGGATCGTAGGGGCAACATGAACCTATCAGTGATAGGACCCTATGAGAAGCCCAGGGTCAGACTCCCTGGGGGTGCCGCGGCGGCTTACCTGTACAGGAGGGCCCGTAGGGTGATAATGTGGTTGATGGAACACAGCAGGAGGAACCTAGTGGAGAGGGTGGACTTCATAACGGCGCCGGGGCCCACCAGAAACGGCCCCGAACTGGTGGTGTGCACACCCATGGCATTGTTCAGGTTTGACCCTGAGGTAAATGAATTAGTGCTTGAGGGTGTTTACGAGGATTTATCACTGGGTGATGTCATTGATAATATGGGCTTTAAACCCAGGGTTAGGGAGCCGTTGACGAGGCTTAGAAAGGCCACTGAGGAAGAAATCAACATACTGAATAGGTGGGATCCCAACGGGCTTCGTTACGGTAGGAGACCCTGA